A section of the bacterium genome encodes:
- the uvrB gene encoding excinuclease ABC subunit UvrB, translating into MPSFKVVSPFSPQGDQVGAIRELVEGVKSGRRDQVLLGVTGSGKTFTIAKLIEELNRPTLVLSHNKTLAAQLFQEFRSFFPENAVEYFVSYYDYYQPEAYVPQSDTYIEKETSVNEQIDRLRLRATKVLFERRDVLIVASVSCIYGLGSPEAFYGMLHFFEAGDGQGMDVALRKLVDMQYERTPLDLFPGSFRVRGDVLEIFPAYEEVGIRVEYFGDEIEQIVRFHLLTGDVHEAVDKVAVYPKTHYVTPRERLLQAVTGIRNELRERLGELESQELLLERQRLEQRTLFDLEMLREVGYCHGIENYSRHLSGREPGEPPPTLLDYLPEDWLLVVDESHQTIPQVRGMFHGDRSRKQTLVDYGFRLPSALDNRPLTFEEFEQRTGQRIFVSATPGPWELEQAEGLVAEQLIRPTGLLDPEIEVRPARGQVDDLLAGIRTVVGRSERALVTTLTKRMAEELTQYLTELDVRVRYLHSDIDTLERVEIVTGLRRGDFDVLVGINLLREGLDLPEVSLVAVLDADKEGFLRSETSLIQTAGRAARNVGGRVIFYADRVTDSMQRSMSETERRRKRQAEHNDEHGIEPKTILKDIHNPLIQMSNLDYHDSSLMRLSEVAEDSDRPLNVRIVELEREMRRAAKNLEFEQAAVLRDRLRELKELQILAG; encoded by the coding sequence ATGCCGTCGTTTAAGGTCGTTTCTCCGTTTTCGCCGCAGGGCGATCAGGTGGGAGCGATTCGGGAACTGGTGGAAGGGGTCAAGAGCGGCCGCCGCGACCAGGTGCTGCTGGGGGTCACCGGCTCGGGCAAGACCTTCACGATCGCCAAACTGATCGAGGAGTTGAATCGACCGACTCTGGTTCTATCCCACAACAAGACTCTGGCCGCTCAGCTGTTTCAGGAGTTCCGGAGTTTTTTCCCGGAGAACGCGGTCGAGTACTTCGTGTCGTACTACGACTACTACCAACCCGAGGCCTACGTACCCCAGTCGGACACCTACATCGAGAAGGAGACCAGCGTCAACGAACAGATCGATCGCCTCAGGCTGCGGGCGACCAAGGTCCTGTTCGAGCGGCGTGACGTCCTGATCGTCGCCTCGGTCTCGTGTATCTACGGACTCGGATCTCCCGAGGCCTTCTATGGAATGCTGCATTTTTTCGAGGCTGGCGACGGTCAGGGAATGGACGTCGCGCTGCGGAAACTCGTCGACATGCAGTACGAGCGAACGCCGCTCGATCTCTTCCCGGGCAGTTTCAGGGTCCGCGGTGACGTCCTCGAGATTTTTCCGGCCTACGAAGAGGTCGGTATCCGAGTGGAGTATTTCGGTGACGAGATCGAGCAGATCGTGCGCTTTCACCTGCTTACCGGCGATGTGCACGAGGCCGTCGACAAGGTCGCGGTCTATCCCAAGACGCACTACGTTACGCCCCGAGAACGCCTGCTCCAAGCCGTGACCGGAATCCGGAACGAGCTGCGTGAGCGGCTCGGCGAGCTTGAGAGCCAGGAGCTGCTTTTGGAGCGCCAGCGTCTCGAACAACGTACGCTGTTCGATCTGGAGATGCTGAGAGAGGTGGGCTACTGCCACGGAATCGAGAACTACTCGCGCCATCTCTCGGGAAGAGAGCCCGGCGAGCCGCCGCCGACGCTGCTGGACTATCTGCCCGAGGATTGGCTGCTGGTAGTCGACGAGAGCCATCAGACCATTCCGCAGGTGCGAGGTATGTTCCACGGCGACCGGTCTCGCAAGCAAACCCTCGTCGATTACGGTTTTCGGTTGCCCAGCGCGCTCGACAATCGCCCGTTGACATTCGAAGAGTTCGAGCAACGAACCGGCCAGAGGATTTTCGTTTCCGCCACTCCCGGCCCATGGGAGCTCGAACAAGCCGAGGGGCTGGTCGCCGAACAGCTCATTCGGCCGACCGGCCTGCTCGATCCCGAGATCGAAGTGCGTCCGGCGCGAGGCCAAGTGGACGATCTGTTGGCCGGAATCAGGACCGTCGTGGGGAGATCCGAGCGCGCCCTGGTCACGACCTTGACCAAGAGGATGGCCGAGGAGCTCACTCAGTACCTGACCGAGCTCGACGTGCGGGTGCGATACCTGCACAGTGATATCGACACTCTGGAGAGGGTCGAGATCGTCACCGGCCTGAGGCGAGGCGATTTTGACGTCCTGGTCGGTATCAACCTGCTGCGTGAGGGGCTGGATCTGCCAGAGGTTTCGCTGGTCGCCGTGCTTGACGCCGACAAAGAGGGCTTTCTGCGAAGCGAAACATCGCTCATCCAGACCGCCGGTCGCGCCGCTCGCAACGTCGGCGGGCGCGTGATCTTCTATGCCGACAGGGTGACCGACTCGATGCAGCGATCGATGAGCGAGACCGAGCGGCGCCGCAAGCGACAGGCCGAGCACAACGACGAGCACGGCATCGAGCCCAAGACCATTCTCAAGGACATCCACAACCCGCTGATCCAGATGAGCAACCTCGACTACCACGACAGCTCGCTGATGCGCCTGTCGGAGGTCGCCGAGGATTCCGACCGACCGTTGAATGTGCGCATCGTCGAGTTGGAAAGAGAGATGCGCAGGGCGGCAAAGAATCTCGAGTTCGAACAGGCGGCCGTGCTGCGCGACAGGTTGCGCGAGCTCAAGGAGCTCCAGATTCTGGCGGGGTAG
- a CDS encoding methylated-DNA--[protein]-cysteine S-methyltransferase, whose amino-acid sequence MKYTSYKSPLGELLLAGDAEGLRLVDFRSGTHPVPIRPEWQRDPGFFSETVSQLRAYFAGTREEFDLPLAPHGSAFQRRVWDELQRIPFGTTISYGELAERIRRPKAVRAVGAANGANPIPIVIPCHRVIGANGKLTGYGGGIEIKEKLLAHEGALLAL is encoded by the coding sequence GTGAAATACACGAGCTACAAGAGTCCGCTCGGAGAGCTGCTTCTCGCCGGTGACGCCGAAGGCCTCAGACTCGTCGACTTCCGGAGCGGCACGCACCCTGTACCGATCCGACCCGAGTGGCAAAGGGACCCTGGTTTCTTCTCCGAGACCGTCTCCCAGCTGCGAGCCTACTTCGCCGGAACCCGCGAGGAGTTCGATCTCCCTCTCGCTCCCCACGGCTCGGCGTTTCAGCGTCGGGTCTGGGACGAGCTCCAGAGGATCCCATTCGGAACCACGATCTCCTACGGCGAGCTGGCCGAGCGAATCCGGAGACCGAAGGCCGTGCGTGCCGTGGGAGCCGCCAACGGCGCCAATCCGATTCCGATCGTGATTCCCTGCCATCGGGTCATCGGCGCCAACGGCAAGCTGACCGGCTACGGCGGAGGAATAGAGATCAAGGAAAAGCTGCTGGCGCACGAGGGCGCCCTCTTGGCGCTCTAG
- the hydA gene encoding dihydropyrimidinase, with protein sequence MSLLVKNGTLVTSEASGPGDVRCRDGKIVEVGRELEPGREEVLDASGQYVFPGAIDPHVHMELAVAGTVSSDDFESGTAAGIAGGTTTIIDFVHPERGEDFLGALESRLEEAAKSVVDYGLHMAVTWWGDGTVEQMARCVARGVPSFKVYLAYKATVGLDDVDVIEVLQAVADLDALMLVHAEHGEMVEHLRERFAREGKTEPRYHALSRPSPLEGEATGRAACLAGAVGARLYVVHVTCRESVEAIADAHRRGWSVYGETCPQYLLLDDSVYDKPDFESAAFVIAPPIRPRGHQEVLWSALREGTLETIGTDHCPFNMAGQKELGRNDFRLIPGGAAGIEHRLSLLYTYGVRTGRIDFRRFVDLVSTRPAQLFGLYPRKGTIAVGADADLVVWDPTATSIISAQSHHHRCDRSIFESFEITGAASSVVAAGRLRYRDGDLRVRRGEGRFLERRFG encoded by the coding sequence ATGTCACTGTTGGTCAAGAACGGCACGCTCGTGACGAGCGAGGCCAGCGGCCCGGGCGATGTACGCTGTCGGGACGGCAAGATCGTCGAGGTGGGGCGTGAGCTCGAGCCGGGGCGGGAAGAGGTTCTCGACGCTTCGGGCCAGTACGTGTTCCCAGGGGCGATCGACCCCCATGTGCACATGGAGCTCGCGGTGGCGGGAACCGTGTCGTCGGACGACTTCGAAAGCGGCACCGCGGCCGGAATCGCGGGCGGCACGACGACGATCATCGACTTCGTTCATCCGGAGCGGGGCGAGGACTTTCTCGGGGCATTGGAATCCCGGCTCGAGGAGGCCGCGAAGTCCGTCGTCGACTACGGGCTCCATATGGCGGTCACCTGGTGGGGCGATGGCACCGTTGAGCAGATGGCGCGTTGCGTGGCTCGGGGAGTGCCCTCGTTCAAGGTCTATCTGGCCTACAAGGCGACCGTGGGTCTCGACGACGTAGACGTAATCGAGGTTCTGCAGGCGGTTGCCGATCTCGATGCCCTGATGCTCGTCCACGCCGAGCACGGCGAGATGGTCGAGCACCTGCGGGAGCGTTTTGCGCGAGAGGGCAAGACCGAGCCCAGGTATCACGCGCTCTCTCGACCGTCGCCGCTCGAGGGCGAAGCGACGGGGCGGGCAGCCTGCCTTGCCGGAGCGGTCGGAGCCAGGCTGTATGTGGTCCACGTAACCTGCAGGGAATCCGTCGAGGCCATTGCGGATGCCCACCGCCGAGGCTGGTCGGTCTATGGTGAGACCTGCCCGCAGTATCTGCTCCTCGACGACTCGGTTTACGACAAGCCGGATTTCGAGAGCGCGGCCTTCGTTATCGCGCCTCCGATCCGTCCCCGCGGCCATCAGGAGGTGCTGTGGTCGGCCCTGCGCGAGGGCACGCTGGAGACCATCGGCACCGACCACTGCCCGTTCAACATGGCCGGACAGAAAGAGCTCGGACGAAACGACTTTCGCCTGATTCCGGGCGGGGCCGCGGGGATCGAGCACCGGCTGTCGTTGCTGTACACCTATGGCGTAAGGACGGGGCGGATCGATTTCCGCCGTTTCGTGGATCTGGTTTCGACCCGGCCCGCTCAGCTTTTCGGGCTCTATCCGCGCAAGGGCACGATCGCGGTGGGGGCCGACGCCGATTTGGTCGTCTGGGACCCCACGGCCACGTCGATCATCTCGGCGCAAAGCCATCACCACCGCTGTGATCGAAGCATCTTCGAGAGCTTCGAGATCACCGGCGCGGCTTCGAGCGTGGTCGCCGCGGGCCGCCTGCGCTACCGCGACGGAGACCTCCGAGTCCGGCGCGGTGAAGGCCGGTTCCTCGAGCGTCGCTTCGGCTAG
- a CDS encoding DNA-3-methyladenine glycosylase 2 family protein: MNLDTRICERARLARDPRFDGRFFVGVLTTGIFCRPICPARPPKARNVRFFPTAAAASSAGLRPCLRCRPETAPGTPAWSGTSATVARALRQIEAGVLDECGVEDMATRLGIGTRHLSRLFQKHLGASPVAVAQTRRLLFAKKLLDETDLSMADVAFAAGFGSVRRFNHLIRRTYARSPSDLRRRPGRGLHPSRRAVIELRLPFRQPFDWDALIAFLAPRAIPGVETIVGSAYRRNIRLEDQVGRLEVRPVRAGNALVLAVDFPSSKVLLTIAARVRRLFDLDSDPAEIRSHLELDPLLSSLVSHRPGLRVPGAWDGFELATRAILGQQVTVKGATTLSGRLVEEYGRRVPGGFVFPEPRQLARARFTRVGMPKSRAVAIRRLAGACASGELRLEPGVDPGEATEVLLSLPGVGDWTAQYIAMRALGEPDAFPASDLGLLKASGRLAGPDGTVLRPAEMRRMAESWRPWRAYGAMHLWRSLSELGGTNE, from the coding sequence ATGAATCTCGACACCAGAATCTGCGAACGAGCGCGCCTGGCCCGTGACCCGCGTTTCGACGGGCGGTTCTTCGTAGGTGTCTTGACCACAGGCATCTTCTGTCGCCCGATCTGCCCGGCACGGCCGCCCAAGGCCCGCAACGTGCGGTTTTTTCCCACGGCGGCAGCCGCTTCGAGCGCTGGTTTGCGGCCGTGCTTGCGATGCCGACCCGAGACCGCTCCCGGTACACCGGCCTGGAGCGGCACTTCGGCCACGGTCGCCCGCGCTCTGCGCCAGATCGAAGCGGGCGTCCTGGATGAATGCGGGGTCGAGGACATGGCGACACGACTCGGCATTGGCACGCGCCACCTGAGCCGGCTGTTTCAAAAGCATCTCGGGGCCTCTCCGGTCGCCGTCGCGCAGACACGCCGGCTGCTGTTTGCGAAGAAGCTTCTGGACGAGACCGATCTCTCGATGGCGGACGTCGCGTTCGCCGCGGGCTTCGGTAGCGTGCGCCGGTTCAACCACTTGATTCGACGGACCTATGCGCGCAGCCCCAGTGACCTCCGGCGACGCCCCGGGCGGGGACTCCACCCGTCCCGCCGGGCCGTGATCGAGCTCAGACTTCCGTTTCGGCAGCCGTTCGATTGGGACGCGCTGATCGCGTTCTTGGCGCCGCGAGCGATTCCGGGAGTCGAGACGATCGTCGGAAGCGCCTACCGGCGCAACATCCGCTTGGAGGACCAAGTCGGCCGGCTGGAGGTCCGGCCCGTCCGAGCCGGCAACGCGCTCGTCCTGGCGGTCGACTTCCCGAGCTCGAAGGTCCTCTTGACGATCGCCGCGCGAGTCCGCCGGCTCTTCGATCTCGATTCTGATCCGGCCGAGATTCGTTCGCACCTGGAGCTCGACCCGCTGCTGAGCTCGTTGGTCAGCCATCGGCCGGGACTCCGGGTACCGGGCGCCTGGGATGGCTTCGAGTTGGCGACGCGGGCCATCCTGGGCCAGCAGGTCACCGTCAAGGGCGCCACCACTTTGTCGGGCCGACTCGTCGAAGAGTACGGTCGCCGAGTCCCAGGGGGTTTCGTGTTCCCCGAGCCGCGGCAGCTGGCGCGTGCGAGGTTCACTCGGGTCGGAATGCCGAAGAGCCGGGCCGTCGCAATCCGTCGACTCGCCGGCGCTTGCGCGAGCGGCGAGCTCCGCCTCGAACCCGGCGTCGATCCCGGCGAAGCCACCGAGGTTCTGCTGAGCCTTCCCGGAGTCGGGGACTGGACAGCCCAGTACATCGCCATGAGGGCCCTGGGGGAGCCCGACGCTTTCCCCGCGAGCGATCTCGGGCTGCTCAAGGCCTCCGGACGGCTCGCCGGACCCGACGGCACCGTTCTCCGCCCGGCCGAGATGCGTCGCATGGCCGAGAGCTGGCGGCCTTGGCGAGCCTACGGCGCAATGCACCTGTGGCGGTCCCTTTCTGAGCTCGGAGGAACGAACGAGTGA
- a CDS encoding PBP1A family penicillin-binding protein: MPSASPNALTWLKRLIPVIALAVLGAVVGVGFASVINMPMVESIADFKPGQITQLYDRNGEPFASFAKERRVLLEEGEVPELIQQAVLAAEDRNFMQHGGVDAEGVVRAALRNLTSRRATAFGGSTITMQLARRLFLSPKKLWRRKIEEALLAVELEKNFSKEQILTLYCNFMFLGHGNYGMEAASRSYFGKSATDLDAAEAASLVGILQRPSEYSPYKRPDLVLNRRNYVLRRMREEAFISQETFDAALARPLKVKKTHRERQLASYFAEEVRKGVEVRHGSEAVFQRGLQISTTLDPMIQAAAEEALRRGLSALDQRKGWRGPAGHVELGDETPTLPSWISVDYSPGAWNEGIVLAVEGRSARVQIGERTYELLPAGMEWTKRGRPRSILKRGDLAWFQIPDESDSTELRLVQVPELEGAVLVLESATGAVRAMVGGWSYEDSKFNRATQAKRQVGSAFKPFVYGAALESGYTAADTFFDGPAAFPGPTNEPTYSPRNYYRDYYGIATMRRALELSMNVTAVKVLDLVGVERVIDFARRSGIESDLPPFPSLALGTADLSPLELASAYAALSNHGIHVQPYLIEHIKSPDGRILEEHTTQARKTTEPQIAFVLTNLLEGVIDRGTATLVRDFDLDLAGKTGTTDDYSDAWFVGYSPRYTMLTWVGYDLKKKIGRNMTGAAAALPIWRELVEAGLRDGWLTPGERFSEPPGLSIQEVEYFSGLVARPGAERVVQELFIQGTEPVLQYTKELEKIFTMPWYQQRAHYIAKDRERMPEDVEDWTEILEVWAE, translated from the coding sequence ATGCCGAGCGCTTCGCCCAATGCCCTGACCTGGCTCAAGCGCCTCATCCCGGTGATCGCGCTCGCGGTCCTTGGAGCCGTGGTCGGCGTTGGTTTCGCCTCGGTCATCAATATGCCGATGGTGGAGTCGATCGCGGACTTCAAGCCCGGCCAGATAACTCAGCTGTACGATCGCAATGGCGAGCCGTTCGCCTCGTTCGCCAAGGAGCGCCGCGTGCTCCTCGAGGAAGGTGAAGTCCCCGAGCTGATCCAGCAGGCGGTGCTCGCCGCCGAAGACCGTAACTTCATGCAGCACGGCGGCGTCGACGCCGAAGGCGTGGTGAGGGCGGCCCTGCGCAATCTGACCAGCCGGCGCGCCACCGCGTTCGGGGGATCGACCATCACCATGCAGCTCGCCCGGCGTCTGTTCTTGAGTCCGAAGAAGCTCTGGCGGCGCAAAATCGAGGAAGCACTGCTCGCCGTCGAGCTCGAAAAGAACTTCAGCAAAGAGCAGATTCTGACCCTGTACTGCAACTTCATGTTCCTGGGGCACGGCAACTACGGCATGGAAGCGGCGTCCCGGTCGTACTTCGGAAAGAGTGCCACCGACCTCGACGCGGCCGAGGCCGCCAGCCTGGTTGGAATCCTCCAACGGCCCAGTGAATACAGTCCGTACAAAAGACCCGACCTGGTTTTGAACCGGCGCAATTACGTCCTTCGCCGGATGCGCGAAGAGGCCTTCATCAGCCAGGAGACCTTCGACGCCGCGCTCGCCAGGCCCCTCAAGGTCAAGAAGACCCATCGCGAGCGCCAGCTGGCTTCGTACTTCGCCGAGGAGGTTCGCAAGGGGGTCGAGGTCCGACATGGCAGCGAGGCCGTCTTTCAGCGTGGGCTTCAGATCTCGACGACCCTGGATCCGATGATTCAAGCAGCGGCCGAAGAGGCCCTGCGCCGGGGCCTGTCGGCTCTCGACCAGCGCAAGGGCTGGCGAGGCCCGGCCGGTCATGTCGAACTGGGCGATGAAACGCCAACCCTGCCAAGCTGGATCTCCGTCGACTACTCACCGGGAGCCTGGAACGAGGGCATCGTGCTGGCGGTCGAAGGCCGCTCCGCCAGAGTCCAGATCGGCGAGCGTACCTATGAGCTGCTGCCAGCCGGCATGGAATGGACCAAGCGCGGCCGGCCACGGAGCATTCTCAAACGCGGCGACCTAGCCTGGTTCCAAATCCCGGACGAGTCCGATTCGACCGAACTGCGGCTCGTGCAGGTTCCGGAGCTCGAGGGCGCCGTACTGGTGCTCGAGTCCGCAACCGGCGCCGTGCGAGCCATGGTCGGGGGCTGGAGCTACGAAGACAGCAAGTTCAACCGGGCGACTCAGGCGAAACGCCAGGTGGGCTCGGCCTTCAAACCCTTCGTTTACGGAGCGGCTCTCGAATCCGGGTATACCGCGGCCGACACCTTCTTTGACGGTCCGGCGGCCTTCCCCGGACCGACCAACGAGCCCACTTACAGCCCGCGGAACTACTACCGCGACTACTATGGCATCGCCACCATGAGGCGGGCGCTCGAGCTCTCCATGAACGTCACGGCGGTGAAGGTGCTCGACCTCGTGGGCGTGGAGCGGGTCATCGATTTTGCCCGGCGCTCCGGAATCGAATCCGATCTTCCGCCGTTTCCAAGTCTTGCGCTGGGTACCGCCGATCTCTCGCCCCTCGAGCTTGCCTCGGCCTACGCGGCGCTTTCCAACCACGGTATTCACGTGCAGCCGTACCTGATCGAGCACATCAAGTCACCGGACGGCCGCATCCTCGAGGAGCATACGACCCAGGCTCGAAAGACCACCGAGCCCCAGATCGCCTTCGTCCTCACCAACCTGCTGGAGGGCGTCATCGATCGGGGCACCGCTACTCTGGTCAGAGACTTCGACCTCGATCTCGCCGGCAAGACCGGTACCACCGACGACTATTCGGACGCCTGGTTCGTCGGCTACAGCCCGCGCTATACGATGTTGACCTGGGTCGGTTACGACTTGAAGAAGAAGATCGGCAGGAACATGACCGGGGCGGCGGCCGCGCTGCCAATCTGGAGGGAGCTGGTCGAGGCCGGGCTCAGGGACGGCTGGCTGACACCGGGCGAGCGCTTCAGCGAGCCGCCGGGGTTATCGATTCAGGAGGTCGAGTATTTCTCGGGCCTGGTGGCTCGGCCCGGAGCCGAAAGAGTCGTTCAAGAGCTGTTCATTCAAGGCACCGAACCGGTGCTGCAGTATACGAAGGAACTGGAAAAGATCTTTACGATGCCCTGGTACCAGCAGCGCGCCCACTACATCGCCAAGGACCGCGAGCGCATGCCGGAAGACGTCGAGGATTGGACCGAGATCCTCGAGGTATGGGCCGAATAG